Sequence from the Pleomorphomonas sp. T1.2MG-36 genome:
AAGCCGCTATGCCGTCTTCAAGCACGTCGGCCACATCTCGGACTTCAACAAGACCGTCTACACCGTCTGGAACAAGGGCCTGCCCGATGCCGGTCTGACGCCGGCCAAGACGCCCGACTTCGAGCTCTACGACGACCGTTTCGATGCCGAGACCTGCGTTGGTACGGTGGAAATCTGGATCCCGGTCGCCTGAGGCGGCTCGATGGACTGCCATCCCGCCGTCCCTCCTCAGGTTACCTGTGGCGCACCGATGGCGTCCGCAGCGTGACCAGTTCCTCGGCGGCAGTGGGATGGACGGCCATGGTGCGATCGAAGTCGCGCTTGGTCGCCCCCATGGTCATGGCGATGCCGACGATCTGGATCATCTCGCCGGCATCCGGTCCCATGATGTGAACCCCGAGCACGCGATCGGTGACCGCATCGACGACCACCTTCATGAAGGTGCGCTCGTCGCGGCCGGCGAGAATGCTGCGCATCGGCCGGAACTCGGCCTTGTAGACATCCACGGCCTTGTAGGCGGCGCAGGCCGCTTCCTCGGACAGGCCGACCGTGCCGACCTCAGGCGTGGTGAAAATCGCCGTCGGGATGTTCGAGTGGTCGGCAAAGCTCTCCCGGCCGCCGAACACCGTATCGGCGAAGGCGTGCCCCTCGCGGATCGCCACCGGGGTCAGCTGCGCCCGATTGGTGACGTCGCCGACGGCGTAGATGCCGGACACCGAGGTCTCCGACAGCGCGTTGACGACGACGGCGCCATCGGGATCGAGCGTGACGCCCAGCGTCTCCAGGCCCAGCCCGGTCGTGTTCGGCTTGCGGCCGGTGGCGGCCAGAATGAGATCGGTGTCGAGGTTGGCGCCATCCATTAGCTCGACGGCGAAGCCGACCGCCGTCTTGTCGATACGCCGGACCTGCACGCCCGTTCGCACGTCGACGCCCC
This genomic interval carries:
- the gor gene encoding glutathione-disulfide reductase, with the translated sequence MASFDYDLFVIGAGSGGVRAARISAGYGARVAIAEESRVGGTCVIRGCVPKKLLVYASRFAGEFNDAAGFGWSVGDRSFDWDALRAAKEREITRLEGIYAGNLERSGVEIIRDRAVITGPNEIRLVAEGRTVTAGRILIATGNRPVLPDVPGMEHAVTSTDMFDLPALPEKAVVVGGGYIALEFASILNGLGVAVTVLYRGEQVLRGFDREVRDKLADALRARGVDVRTGVQVRRIDKTAVGFAVELMDGANLDTDLILAATGRKPNTTGLGLETLGVTLDPDGAVVVNALSETSVSGIYAVGDVTNRAQLTPVAIREGHAFADTVFGGRESFADHSNIPTAIFTTPEVGTVGLSEEAACAAYKAVDVYKAEFRPMRSILAGRDERTFMKVVVDAVTDRVLGVHIMGPDAGEMIQIVGIAMTMGATKRDFDRTMAVHPTAAEELVTLRTPSVRHR